From Sporolactobacillus pectinivorans:
TATCTGCAGAAATTACAGGACCGGGTCAGGCATTTCTTTCCGCAGACGCTCTCCTTTGGGTTGAGCAATATTTTCAACGATTTGCCGGGAATTCCCGATGCATATCAGGAAGCCGTCGATGCTCTTCACGCCGGAATGCAGATCGGCCGCCGGTCATTCATTCAGGCCTATCAGGCACGGGGGATCGTTGATCTTCTGCACCGGATTCCGGCAGAAGATCTGCGCAAACTCTATCAGGAAACCCTGCAAAGTCTTGCCTTTCCCCAAAAAGAAGAAAACCAGGATCTGCTGCATACACTCTATGTTTATCTTGAATCAAACTGTCAGATTTCGGAAACAGCCAAGAAATTGTATGTCCACCGCAACACAGTCATTTACAGGATTGATAAATGCGAGCATATACTAGGAAGAGATCTGAAGGATCCGGACACGACTTTCCAGCTTCGCTTTGCACTGAGGCTTAAACCTTTGATTGACAATTCAGAAGGGATTTCAGACAGACGGAAACAGTAAGCGTGATATCACCCTGCGAATCCCTGATGAGGAGGAACTTTGGTGAACATTGAAATTTTGAATGAAGCAGATACTGAGCTGTTTGTTGAGGAATTAGACGGAATTTTTGAACATTCTCCATGGATTGCCCGTGAAGTTGTTGAAAAAAGACCTTTTTCCTCTGTTGATAACCTGTTTCAAACGTTGGCAAAGGTCGTCATGTCTTCTACGCAAGAACAGAAGGAAGCACTGATCAACGCTCACCCCCGTCTTGGCGGATCCGGTAAGCTGACAGAGCGTTCGGGCAGTGAACAGCAGCAGGCAGGACTCCATAATCTGAAGAAAAAAGAAGCTGCAGCGCTTGCCAAATTAAATGCCGAATACGAGCAGCTTTTTGATTTTCCGTTTATCATGGTCATCCGCGGCAGGAGCAAACAAGAAATTTATTCGGCGATGGAAAAAAGGTTGAAAAACAGCCAACAGAAAGAATTTGAAATCGCACTCGATGAGATTTTAAAGATTGCCCGTCTCCGTCTGGATGACTTATTTAAATCGGAATAAGCTGATCCGGAAAGAACAGACGGAATCGGGCGGCGGAAGGGGTATGTTCATGAAAGGACTGACCACGCACATTCTCGATTTGGCAAAGGGCAGGCCGGCGGCGAATGTTCGGATCGATGTGTTCGAAGCCGATGGGGCATCAATAAGATATATACGGAGCTGCACAACAAATCGGGATGGACGGCCGGATGATCCGCTGATCGAGGGATCGGCACTTCATGAAGGGACTTATGAATTGCATGTACATATCGGTGACTATTTCAAAAATTCAGGAAACGGTCCAAACAGTTTTTTTCTGGATGTCATCCCGGTTCGCTTCAGCATTGCTGACGGCTATGAGGGCTGCCATGTGCCGCTGCTTGTTTCCCCATTCGGTTATCAGATTTATCGCGGAAGCTGAACATTGATCATCAGGAAAAGAATTGCAGCGAATGAATCTTCTCATTCACGGCAATTCTTCTTTTGTAAAAATATTCTTCTGTTTCCGGTTCACCGCGCGACGCTCACTTTTACAAAATTGGTTGGATATTTTTTGATTAAGCGACACAGGGTTTTCAGGACTTGGCGGCGCTTGTTTCCGCCATTAACTGCTTGGACAGATGGGTGGCGTTTTCTTCTTCAGTGCGGCGCCCGGCATTAAAGATAAGATTCAGAATAAGGGCGGTAAAGCTGCCGGAGACAATGCCATTGTTGGTCAGGATCTGTATGAGTTTCGGGAACTTTGCAAATAAATCGGGCTGGACGGTGACGCCGAGGCCGACACCGACAGAGCAGGCGATGACTAGCAGATTTTCCTGACGCGAGAAATCAGTTTTGCCCAGCATCCGGACCCCGGAAGCAATGACCATACCGAACATGGCCAGCGTCGCGCCGCCGATCACAGCATTCGGAATTAATATCGTTACTGCTCCGATTTTCGGGATCAGGCCGAGCAGAACAAGCATGATGCCGCAGACAATAGTGACTGCTCTGGTTTTTACACGCGTCATCTGGACGAGACCGACATTCTGTGAAAAAGTGGTGTACGGGAAAGCATTGAACAGTCCACCAACCAGAATTGCCAGTCCTTCGGCGCGATAGCCGTGCTGCATCGCTCTCTCGCCAATCGGCTGCCCGCAGATTTCGCTCAGTGCCAGATAGACACCGGTCGTTTCGATCATGCTGACAATACCCACAATCGACATCGCAACAATCGCATCAGCATGGAATGTTGGCATCCCGAAGCTGAACGGATGGATCAGACTGAACCAGGCTGATCCGCTGACCGATGAAAAGTCGACCAAACCCATAAAATAGCCAGCAACAGTCCCGATAACGATACTCAGCAGTATGGAAATTGC
This genomic window contains:
- the uraH gene encoding hydroxyisourate hydrolase, which produces MKGLTTHILDLAKGRPAANVRIDVFEADGASIRYIRSCTTNRDGRPDDPLIEGSALHEGTYELHVHIGDYFKNSGNGPNSFFLDVIPVRFSIADGYEGCHVPLLVSPFGYQIYRGS
- a CDS encoding nucleobase:cation symporter-2 family protein yields the protein METMHKYGKILSLGIQHMLAMYGGAVIVPLIVGGAVGLKGTELALLVSIDLAACGVATLLQAWKNRFFGIGLPIVMGCTFIAVSPMMIIGKSYGMPGICGAILVAGLVVLIFSTFFGKIASLFPPVVVGSIVMIIGITLIPVAVSNLGGGVGAKGFGSVQNLTLGFGVLVLIILMNRFFKGFMQAISILLSIVIGTVAGYFMGLVDFSSVSGSAWFSLIHPFSFGMPTFHADAIVAMSIVGIVSMIETTGVYLALSEICGQPIGERAMQHGYRAEGLAILVGGLFNAFPYTTFSQNVGLVQMTRVKTRAVTIVCGIMLVLLGLIPKIGAVTILIPNAVIGGATLAMFGMVIASGVRMLGKTDFSRQENLLVIACSVGVGLGVTVQPDLFAKFPKLIQILTNNGIVSGSFTALILNLIFNAGRRTEEENATHLSKQLMAETSAAKS
- the uraD gene encoding 2-oxo-4-hydroxy-4-carboxy-5-ureidoimidazoline decarboxylase — encoded protein: MNIEILNEADTELFVEELDGIFEHSPWIAREVVEKRPFSSVDNLFQTLAKVVMSSTQEQKEALINAHPRLGGSGKLTERSGSEQQQAGLHNLKKKEAAALAKLNAEYEQLFDFPFIMVIRGRSKQEIYSAMEKRLKNSQQKEFEIALDEILKIARLRLDDLFKSE